Proteins encoded in a region of the Luteimonas viscosa genome:
- a CDS encoding discoidin domain-containing protein: MQTRNMMDTQRNVPVSSRACPRAFAFAILVAAWLFGPAPAFAQASLPALELPPEPPRLLDGFDDPAPWSVVTSDQVSGSVRLVEGDDGGALCLDYDFNGVSGHVGIQRDLPLEYPDNFAFSFRLRGDSPDNDLQFKLVDANGDNVWWVNRPKYDYPRKWTPVRYKRRHIDKAWGPDPDPVLRRSAKLEFTIYNNVGGRGSVCFDTLELEPLPADDDSPLRADAIATAGDATLAVDGRMGTAWRVEKSTLPQRLVLDLGKVREFGGLRLRWDRKDYPSRYRISVSGDGAAWREVRAVTLGNGGDDWIALPESEARYIAFDLMDGPTRRFALFEAVIEPLAFAATSNDFVRSMAGQAPRGWFPRGFSGEQPYWTILGLDGGTQQGLIGEDGALEVAKGGFSIEPFVLVDGALASWADVATTQSLQDGYLPIPSVHWKRDDLALDITAFAHGTPRESRLVARYRLSNPGGKARDYTLALALRPFQVNPPSQFLNTRGGVSPVGSMSIDGGTVSVDGRPRVFAKQLPGSAFATAFDAGMAVSHLAASRRPATTSVVDPTGLASGALLYRMRLAPWETRTIELMVPMTGTAALARRWWDAGALQAETAAMWRGKLDRVTLIVPPQGQALVDTLRTSLAHMLISRIGPRLQPGTRSYARSWIRDGAMISEGLLRLDRPDVVREYVEWYAPYQFENGKVPCCVDDRGSDPVPENDSHGELIFNIAEYWRHTGDLAFLERMWPHVEGAYRYMEELRLSERTAANRRINRAFYGMMPASISHEGYSAKPMHSYWDNFWALRGYKDAVEVAQALGRAEDVERMTASRDQFHGDLMDSLRAAADLHDIDFLPGAAELGDFDPTSTTIALAPGGEQERLPQDLLHNTFEQYWTRFLDRRDGRLEWKDYTPYEWRNVAAFVRLGWRGRAKEVVDYFFADRAPQAWNQWGEVVSRTPRKPFFLGDLPHAWVGSDFVRSALDMFAYPRERDDSLVLAAGVPVDWLDGNGVGIAGLRTASGPLAYSLRRDDGALLLEVDDSGLRLPPGGLVLPWPFAGAPSETDIESGAAEWNGRELRVTALPARIRIAAAAEGGEGD; encoded by the coding sequence ATGCAGACCAGGAACATGATGGACACCCAGCGAAACGTGCCTGTTTCCAGCCGCGCCTGCCCCCGCGCCTTCGCGTTCGCGATACTGGTTGCCGCCTGGCTGTTCGGGCCGGCACCCGCATTCGCGCAGGCGTCGTTGCCCGCGCTCGAACTCCCGCCCGAACCGCCCCGCCTGCTCGACGGCTTCGACGATCCCGCGCCGTGGAGCGTCGTCACCTCTGACCAGGTCAGCGGCAGCGTACGCCTGGTCGAAGGCGACGATGGCGGCGCGCTGTGCCTGGACTACGACTTCAACGGGGTCTCCGGCCATGTCGGCATCCAGCGCGACCTGCCGCTCGAGTATCCTGACAACTTCGCCTTCTCGTTCCGCCTGCGCGGGGACTCGCCGGACAACGACCTGCAGTTCAAGCTGGTCGACGCCAACGGCGACAACGTGTGGTGGGTGAACCGGCCGAAGTACGACTATCCGCGAAAATGGACCCCGGTGCGTTACAAGCGCCGGCACATCGACAAGGCCTGGGGACCGGACCCGGACCCGGTGTTGCGCCGGAGCGCGAAGCTCGAGTTCACCATCTACAACAATGTCGGTGGACGCGGCAGCGTGTGCTTCGACACGCTGGAGCTCGAGCCGCTGCCGGCCGACGACGACAGCCCGCTGCGCGCCGACGCCATCGCCACCGCCGGCGACGCGACGCTCGCGGTCGACGGCAGGATGGGCACGGCGTGGCGGGTGGAGAAATCCACGCTGCCGCAGCGGCTGGTGCTCGACCTGGGCAAGGTGCGCGAGTTCGGCGGCCTGCGCCTGCGCTGGGACCGGAAGGATTATCCGTCGCGCTACCGGATCAGCGTGTCCGGTGATGGCGCGGCATGGCGCGAGGTGCGTGCGGTGACCCTTGGCAACGGCGGCGACGACTGGATCGCGCTGCCCGAATCCGAGGCGCGCTACATCGCCTTCGACCTGATGGACGGACCGACGCGGCGCTTCGCCCTGTTCGAGGCGGTCATCGAACCGCTGGCCTTCGCGGCGACATCGAATGACTTCGTCCGGTCGATGGCCGGGCAGGCGCCCAGGGGTTGGTTTCCGCGCGGCTTCAGCGGCGAGCAACCCTACTGGACCATCCTCGGGCTCGATGGCGGCACCCAGCAGGGTCTGATCGGCGAGGACGGCGCGCTGGAGGTAGCCAAGGGCGGCTTCAGCATCGAGCCGTTCGTGCTGGTGGACGGCGCGCTGGCCAGCTGGGCCGACGTGGCGACCACGCAGTCGCTGCAGGACGGCTACCTGCCGATCCCGTCGGTGCACTGGAAGCGCGACGACCTGGCGCTCGACATCACCGCGTTCGCGCACGGCACCCCGCGCGAATCGCGCCTGGTCGCGCGCTACCGGCTGTCGAACCCGGGCGGCAAGGCACGCGACTACACCCTGGCGCTGGCGCTGCGCCCGTTCCAGGTGAATCCGCCGAGCCAGTTCCTCAACACGCGTGGCGGGGTCAGTCCGGTCGGGTCGATGTCGATCGACGGCGGCACCGTGTCCGTCGACGGCAGGCCGCGGGTGTTCGCCAAGCAGTTGCCGGGCAGTGCGTTCGCCACGGCTTTCGATGCGGGCATGGCGGTATCGCACCTCGCCGCGTCGCGCAGGCCGGCGACGACGAGCGTGGTGGACCCGACCGGCCTCGCCTCCGGCGCCCTGCTGTACCGCATGCGCCTGGCGCCGTGGGAAACCCGCACCATCGAGCTGATGGTGCCGATGACCGGCACCGCCGCGCTCGCGCGCCGCTGGTGGGATGCGGGGGCGTTGCAGGCCGAGACCGCAGCGATGTGGCGCGGCAAGCTCGACCGCGTGACGCTGATCGTGCCGCCGCAGGGACAGGCGCTGGTCGACACATTGCGCACCTCGCTGGCGCACATGCTGATCTCGCGGATCGGTCCGCGCCTGCAGCCGGGGACAAGATCGTACGCGCGCAGCTGGATCCGCGACGGCGCCATGATCTCCGAGGGGTTGCTGCGTCTGGACCGTCCCGACGTGGTGCGCGAGTACGTCGAGTGGTACGCGCCCTACCAGTTCGAGAACGGCAAGGTGCCGTGCTGCGTGGACGATCGCGGCAGCGATCCGGTGCCGGAGAACGACAGCCACGGCGAGCTGATCTTCAACATCGCCGAATACTGGCGCCATACCGGCGACCTCGCGTTCCTGGAGCGGATGTGGCCGCACGTCGAGGGCGCGTACCGCTACATGGAGGAGCTGCGCCTGTCGGAGCGCACGGCCGCGAACCGGCGGATCAATCGTGCCTTCTACGGAATGATGCCGGCCTCGATCAGCCATGAAGGCTATTCGGCCAAGCCGATGCACTCGTACTGGGATAACTTCTGGGCGCTGCGCGGCTACAAGGATGCGGTGGAGGTCGCGCAGGCGCTCGGCAGGGCGGAGGACGTCGAACGCATGACCGCCTCGCGCGACCAGTTCCATGGCGACCTGATGGATTCGCTGCGCGCCGCGGCGGACCTGCACGACATCGATTTCCTGCCCGGCGCGGCCGAACTGGGCGATTTCGACCCGACCTCGACCACCATCGCGCTCGCGCCCGGCGGTGAGCAGGAGCGCCTGCCGCAGGACCTGCTGCACAACACGTTCGAGCAGTACTGGACGCGTTTCCTCGACCGCCGCGACGGGCGCCTGGAATGGAAGGACTACACGCCCTACGAATGGCGCAACGTGGCGGCATTCGTGCGGCTGGGCTGGCGCGGGCGGGCGAAGGAGGTGGTCGACTACTTCTTCGCCGACCGCGCGCCGCAGGCCTGGAACCAGTGGGGCGAGGTGGTCTCGCGGACGCCGCGCAAGCCGTTCTTCCTCGGCGACCTGCCACATGCCTGGGTCGGTTCGGATTTCGTGCGGTCAGCGCTCGACATGTTCGCCTATCCGCGCGAGCGCGACGACAGCCTGGTGCTGGCGGCGGGCGTGCCGGTCGACTGGCTGGACGGCAATGGCGTCGGCATCGCGGGACTGCGTACCGCCTCCGGGCCGCTGGCCTACAGCCTGCGCCGCGATGACGGCGCATTGCTGCTCGAGGTCGACGATTCCGGCCTGCGGTTGCCGCCGGGCGGACTGGTGCTGCCGTGGCCGTTTGCGGGCGCGCCGAGC